The following coding sequences lie in one Arachis stenosperma cultivar V10309 chromosome 5, arast.V10309.gnm1.PFL2, whole genome shotgun sequence genomic window:
- the LOC130982489 gene encoding uncharacterized protein LOC130982489 isoform X1 yields the protein MSTTFIMFMCTRINCRRIRGSVESRMMYEIEFRIDIEQPEHHANDPEPKPIMFDAIPILKFNQEAFSAILMQSPIMLDAIPMFGGVLYRNFVPRKDFLKRGDLQSARLYVHVKPALGRTFIDITM from the exons ATGAGTACCACTTTCATTATGTTTATGTGCACAAGAATCAATTGTAGGAGGATAAGAGGGAGTGTTGAATCTCGCATGATGTATGAGATTGAATTCAGGATTGATATAGAACAG CCAGAACATCATGCTAATGATCCTGAACCCAAGCCTATTATGTTTGATGCAATCCCTATTTTAAAGTTCAACCAAGAGGCTTTCAGTGCTATTTTGATGCAATCCCCTATTATGCTTGATGCAATCCCCATGTTTGGAG GGGTTTTGTACAGGAATTTTGTTCCTAGAAAAGATTTTCTCAAACGTGGAGACTTGCAAAGTGCAAGGCTTTATGTTCATGTGAAGCCAGCACTTGGTAGAACTTTCATAGACATTACAATGTAG
- the LOC130982489 gene encoding uncharacterized protein LOC130982489 isoform X2: MSTTFIMFMCTRINCRRIRGSVESRMMYEIEFRIDIEQPEHHANDPEPKPIMFDAIPILKFNQEAFSAILMQSPIMLDAIPMFGGKYFVVAKTV; this comes from the exons ATGAGTACCACTTTCATTATGTTTATGTGCACAAGAATCAATTGTAGGAGGATAAGAGGGAGTGTTGAATCTCGCATGATGTATGAGATTGAATTCAGGATTGATATAGAACAG CCAGAACATCATGCTAATGATCCTGAACCCAAGCCTATTATGTTTGATGCAATCCCTATTTTAAAGTTCAACCAAGAGGCTTTCAGTGCTATTTTGATGCAATCCCCTATTATGCTTGATGCAATCCCCATGTTTGGAG GAAAATATTTTGTTGTGGCAAAGACGGTGTGA